From Streptomyces sp. NBC_00370, a single genomic window includes:
- a CDS encoding SCO0607 family lipoprotein, whose amino-acid sequence MATPRINRPASALRSGRVRVVAAALVSAAAVGVLTGCAGLEYKEAICSHGEYPALAVGGTGSACFSDKEEPSAGYVRYPTGKVPKQVDDKWDVYWNTHTLDKDGKIITAPDAS is encoded by the coding sequence ATGGCCACGCCCCGCATCAACCGACCCGCCTCCGCCCTCAGATCCGGACGGGTCCGCGTCGTCGCGGCCGCCCTCGTGAGCGCCGCCGCAGTCGGTGTCCTCACCGGTTGCGCCGGCCTCGAATACAAGGAGGCCATTTGCAGCCACGGCGAGTACCCCGCCCTGGCGGTGGGCGGTACGGGATCGGCCTGCTTCTCGGACAAGGAAGAGCCCTCGGCGGGATACGTGCGGTACCCCACGGGCAAGGTGCCCAAGCAGGTCGACGACAAGTGGGACGTGTACTGGAACACCCACACCCTCGACAAGGACGGCAAGATCATCACCGCCCCGGACGCGAGCTGA
- a CDS encoding transposase, whose translation MPCLTARRDELFELADAVLCTGGPVKCPVDLTLTPEHRRGHGGMYGGLNKGRIDVEQLRTVLGARASTARHARQSHLPAGRRPRRRPRSDARARSRTLATPVSRHVHRTSSECRAAALGSRWRGTRKRGSAVSAMGVIDHGAATFPVCRCGGPPSSKRLPERSQPASTSR comes from the coding sequence ATGCCGTGTCTGACCGCCCGGCGAGATGAACTGTTCGAGCTCGCGGACGCGGTGCTGTGCACGGGCGGCCCGGTGAAGTGCCCGGTGGATCTGACGCTCACCCCTGAACATCGGCGTGGTCACGGCGGGATGTACGGCGGCCTGAACAAGGGGCGCATCGACGTCGAACAGCTGCGGACTGTGCTGGGAGCACGTGCTTCTACGGCTCGTCATGCTCGGCAGTCACACCTACCCGCAGGCCGCCGCCCTCGTCGGCGTCCCCGCTCAGACGCGCGCGCCCGTTCACGCACCCTGGCCACGCCTGTGAGCCGGCATGTTCACCGAACATCGAGCGAGTGTCGTGCCGCAGCCTTGGGGAGCCGTTGGCGGGGCACCAGGAAGCGTGGCAGCGCCGTGAGCGCTATGGGGGTCATAGATCACGGCGCTGCCACCTTTCCCGTGTGCCGGTGCGGTGGCCCGCCAAGCTCGAAGCGCCTGCCGGAACGATCCCAACCAGCGTCGACCTCCCGATAG
- a CDS encoding phosphotransferase, with the protein MTAEDGAAQGEALDGGMMNAGAVFHRGSLVERPAPPAARALHAHLRALEEHGFDGAPSPLQLTADGREQLTYIPGDVALPPFPRWAMTESALSSVGGLLRRLHDASVAITVDTLAPWPQALADPEGGTMLCHNDVCPENVVFRDGCATALIDFDLAAPGRPLWDLAMTARYWVPMLDPASAAVLHPAGLDAPMRLRILADSYGLASQDRAELPGIIEQATATCRTFVADRVSVGDCVYTQVLSERGGWQRWDRIQDWLVDHREIFTATLLD; encoded by the coding sequence ATGACAGCTGAGGACGGGGCGGCACAGGGCGAAGCACTCGACGGCGGCATGATGAACGCAGGCGCGGTCTTTCATCGGGGTTCCCTGGTGGAACGCCCGGCGCCGCCTGCTGCGCGCGCCCTTCACGCCCACCTCCGCGCGCTTGAGGAGCACGGCTTCGACGGGGCTCCGTCCCCGCTCCAGCTCACAGCGGACGGCCGCGAGCAGCTGACCTACATCCCCGGCGACGTTGCCCTGCCGCCGTTTCCCCGCTGGGCGATGACGGAGTCCGCTCTGAGTTCGGTGGGAGGCCTGCTGCGACGCTTGCACGACGCCAGCGTGGCCATCACCGTGGACACCCTTGCCCCCTGGCCCCAGGCTCTGGCCGACCCGGAGGGAGGAACGATGCTGTGCCACAACGACGTGTGCCCGGAGAACGTTGTCTTCCGCGACGGCTGCGCGACGGCCCTGATCGATTTCGATCTGGCAGCGCCCGGGCGACCGCTGTGGGACCTCGCCATGACCGCCCGCTATTGGGTCCCCATGCTCGACCCCGCGTCTGCGGCAGTCCTCCACCCCGCCGGGTTGGATGCTCCGATGCGACTGCGAATCCTCGCCGACAGCTACGGACTTGCCTCGCAAGACCGCGCTGAACTGCCCGGCATCATCGAACAGGCCACCGCAACTTGCCGGACCTTCGTCGCCGACCGAGTGAGCGTTGGCGACTGTGTCTACACACAGGTGCTGTCCGAGCGTGGTGGTTGGCAACGGTGGGACCGCATCCAGGACTGGCTTGTGGACCACCGCGAGATCTTCACGGCCACCTTGCTGGACTGA
- a CDS encoding VOC family protein — MSAIKKFQVTFDCAEPERLARFWCEVLGYVLPPPPEGFTTWDDFNRTLPPEKQGSWSACSDPTGAGPRLYFQRIPEGKIVKNRVHLDVRVGTGLVGDERLATLEAECARLVALGATHVQTLYADEENESCIPMLDIEGNEFCID; from the coding sequence ATGTCAGCGATCAAGAAGTTCCAAGTCACCTTTGACTGCGCAGAACCTGAGCGTCTCGCTCGTTTCTGGTGCGAGGTGTTGGGGTACGTCCTACCGCCTCCGCCGGAGGGCTTCACCACCTGGGACGATTTCAACCGCACCCTGCCTCCTGAGAAGCAGGGCTCATGGTCCGCCTGCAGTGATCCCACAGGCGCGGGCCCGCGCCTGTACTTCCAGCGCATCCCCGAAGGAAAGATCGTTAAGAACCGGGTGCATCTCGACGTCCGGGTCGGCACCGGGCTCGTGGGGGACGAACGCCTCGCCACGCTCGAAGCCGAGTGCGCGCGACTGGTCGCGCTCGGCGCCACCCACGTGCAAACGCTGTACGCCGATGAGGAAAACGAATCGTGTATCCCCATGCTGGACATCGAGGGGAACGAATTCTGTATCGACTGA
- a CDS encoding SDR family NAD(P)-dependent oxidoreductase yields MTENNGRTVLVTGASSGIGRGIAQRFADDGARVYLTGRRATELQTVAKEIGPQAVAVPCDSSDAADLDRLFDVIRQSGHQLDVVVANAGVGNFSRLEEATEDQFTRTFDINVKGTLLTVQKALPLLAPKASVILLGSTSASEGGEGLGLYAASKAAIRSLGRTWAAELAPRGVRVNVMIPGPIRTPGIDGLAAEMGIGDEQVEEAFSAKVPLGRVGRPEEVAALAAFLAGDESSFITGAEFFVDGGLVQV; encoded by the coding sequence ATGACCGAGAACAACGGCAGGACCGTACTGGTGACCGGCGCGTCGAGCGGCATCGGACGGGGCATCGCCCAGCGCTTCGCCGACGACGGCGCCCGCGTCTACCTGACCGGCCGGCGTGCGACAGAACTGCAGACCGTGGCGAAGGAGATCGGACCGCAAGCGGTGGCCGTACCCTGCGACAGCTCGGACGCGGCCGATCTCGACCGCCTCTTCGACGTCATCCGGCAGAGCGGCCACCAACTGGACGTCGTGGTGGCCAACGCCGGAGTCGGGAACTTCTCCCGCCTCGAAGAGGCCACCGAGGACCAGTTCACCCGGACCTTCGACATCAACGTGAAGGGCACACTGCTCACCGTCCAGAAGGCACTCCCCCTGCTCGCCCCGAAGGCCTCCGTCATCCTGCTGGGCTCCACCAGCGCGAGCGAGGGCGGCGAAGGGCTGGGCCTGTACGCCGCGTCCAAGGCGGCCATCCGCAGCCTGGGCCGCACCTGGGCAGCCGAACTGGCACCGCGCGGGGTACGGGTCAACGTGATGATCCCCGGCCCCATCCGCACGCCCGGAATCGACGGACTCGCGGCCGAGATGGGGATCGGCGACGAGCAGGTCGAAGAGGCATTCAGCGCGAAGGTCCCCCTGGGCCGCGTCGGACGCCCGGAGGAAGTCGCCGCACTCGCCGCTTTCCTCGCCGGCGACGAAAGCTCCTTCATCACCGGAGCCGAATTCTTCGTCGACGGCGGACTGGTCCAGGTCTGA
- a CDS encoding Rrf2 family transcriptional regulator, giving the protein MSANSRLTVAVHAVTWIGLYRSRGFEVATSEQIADSAGTNPVVIRRLLGQLRAAGLVESRRGAGAGWTLTRDLADITMLDVYDAIESGPLFGMHHAEPNPDCVVGAGIQPALGNVYGRLEETLRAELAATTLAVVLSDTLATP; this is encoded by the coding sequence ATGAGCGCGAACAGCAGGCTGACAGTGGCGGTGCACGCCGTGACGTGGATCGGCCTCTATCGGAGCCGCGGTTTCGAGGTCGCCACCTCGGAGCAGATCGCGGACAGCGCCGGCACCAACCCCGTGGTGATCCGCAGACTGCTCGGGCAACTCCGGGCAGCCGGGCTGGTGGAATCCAGGCGCGGCGCCGGGGCGGGCTGGACGCTCACCCGCGACCTCGCGGACATCACCATGCTCGACGTGTACGACGCGATCGAATCAGGCCCTCTGTTCGGTATGCACCACGCGGAGCCCAACCCGGACTGCGTCGTGGGGGCCGGAATCCAGCCCGCCCTCGGGAACGTCTACGGCCGGCTGGAGGAAACACTCCGCGCCGAGCTGGCGGCCACCACTCTCGCCGTAGTACTGAGCGACACTCTCGCGACCCCCTGA
- a CDS encoding winged helix-turn-helix transcriptional regulator: MDDLSKGRDVQAQALANCPVSRTFDAVGTRSSLLIIREAFFGTRRFQDFTERVGIGEAATAARLKDLTTSGFLEKVPYQEPGQRKRYEYQLTEKGQDFFTAIMSLRDWGETWVSDGHKAPWRFMHKDCGAEVHSVTRCSAGHDVAAADCVAVRDPNRAAAERMS, from the coding sequence ATGGACGATCTGTCGAAGGGCCGAGACGTACAGGCCCAGGCCCTGGCCAACTGCCCGGTGTCCCGGACGTTCGATGCGGTCGGCACCCGCTCGTCCCTGCTCATCATCCGGGAGGCCTTCTTCGGCACCCGCCGGTTCCAGGACTTCACCGAGCGCGTGGGCATCGGCGAAGCCGCCACGGCGGCGCGCCTGAAGGATCTGACCACGTCAGGATTCCTGGAGAAGGTGCCGTACCAGGAGCCCGGCCAGCGCAAGCGCTACGAGTACCAACTCACCGAGAAGGGCCAGGACTTCTTCACCGCCATCATGTCGCTGCGCGACTGGGGCGAGACCTGGGTCTCCGACGGCCACAAGGCCCCTTGGCGCTTCATGCACAAGGACTGCGGGGCCGAGGTCCACTCGGTGACGCGCTGCTCCGCCGGTCACGATGTCGCCGCCGCCGACTGCGTCGCGGTACGGGACCCGAACCGCGCCGCCGCCGAGCGGATGTCCTGA
- a CDS encoding MFS transporter — protein MPIRSQRSVIPGPRTAPRTPVTAEGGRVPRRWLGLIVVCLGVMMAFVNITGTISALGRIQDDLHISPGTLVWLTSAYSLAVVSLVMSAGTLGDLFGRRRTFISGAAVFTVGSLLAFVADSSGALIAAQIVMGVGGAAVLPSSLTIVTTTFTDPNERTTAISAWAACSGLGLAVGPLIAGVLLEHFSWHAVYLTNLLIGVAAAVLAPFFVHESKHPSRRLDPAGVLLGTLTLASATYAIIQGGSTGYAEPPIIAMYAVFVVSASLFVRVELRHHDPMLDLRLFRSASFSAVMGIAATAMFGFVGVALLSVLYMQRARQDTTLEVGVRMLILFGTFVAVSAIAPRLVRRLGFTVLLTAGLVFMGAGALILLETGPFDGYGAMWPGLLVTGIGGGLLIAPSSAAAVSSVPALQAGMAASAINMARQLGSVLGPSVLGTIVTTHFPDNLHHRLVDAGIPGSAADTIVAGASHGGGGAELPASVARTVAQAVPEAFTDAVHRGLLVGGVVLLIAAVPAAFFVRHRVAGAPTLSPASSDGPVSTAPDRTDG, from the coding sequence ATGCCTATACGTAGTCAGAGATCGGTCATACCGGGACCCCGGACCGCCCCACGCACGCCCGTCACTGCCGAAGGAGGGCGCGTCCCCCGCCGGTGGCTGGGCCTGATCGTGGTGTGCCTCGGCGTCATGATGGCGTTCGTCAACATCACCGGCACCATCTCGGCGCTCGGCCGCATCCAGGACGACCTGCATATCTCGCCCGGCACGCTCGTCTGGCTGACCAGCGCGTACAGCCTGGCAGTGGTCAGCCTGGTCATGTCGGCGGGCACCCTCGGCGACCTGTTCGGCCGGCGGCGGACCTTCATCTCAGGCGCGGCCGTCTTCACCGTCGGCAGCCTGCTGGCCTTCGTCGCCGACAGCTCCGGCGCACTCATCGCCGCACAGATCGTCATGGGCGTGGGCGGGGCCGCCGTCCTGCCGTCCAGCCTCACGATCGTGACCACCACCTTCACCGATCCGAACGAGCGGACCACCGCGATCAGCGCCTGGGCCGCCTGCTCGGGTCTTGGTCTCGCCGTCGGGCCCCTGATCGCCGGTGTGCTGCTGGAGCACTTCTCGTGGCACGCCGTCTACCTCACCAATCTGCTGATCGGAGTCGCGGCCGCCGTACTCGCCCCGTTCTTCGTGCACGAGAGCAAGCACCCCTCGCGCCGGCTCGATCCGGCCGGCGTGCTGCTCGGCACTCTGACGCTGGCTTCCGCCACCTATGCGATCATCCAGGGCGGTTCGACGGGCTACGCCGAGCCGCCGATCATCGCCATGTACGCGGTCTTCGTCGTCTCTGCGAGCCTCTTCGTGCGCGTGGAACTGCGCCACCACGACCCGATGCTCGACCTGCGCCTCTTCCGCAGCGCCTCGTTCAGCGCCGTGATGGGGATCGCGGCGACGGCCATGTTCGGATTCGTCGGTGTCGCCCTGCTCAGCGTGCTCTACATGCAACGTGCCAGGCAGGACACCACACTTGAGGTCGGCGTGCGGATGCTGATCCTGTTCGGCACCTTCGTCGCCGTCAGCGCCATCGCGCCACGCCTGGTGCGCAGGCTCGGCTTCACCGTGCTTCTCACCGCCGGCCTGGTGTTCATGGGTGCGGGCGCCCTCATTCTGCTGGAGACCGGCCCGTTCGACGGATACGGGGCGATGTGGCCGGGGCTGCTCGTGACCGGTATCGGCGGGGGTCTGCTGATCGCCCCGTCATCGGCCGCCGCGGTCAGCAGCGTCCCCGCGCTGCAGGCCGGCATGGCGGCCTCGGCCATCAACATGGCCCGCCAGCTCGGCAGTGTCCTCGGCCCCAGCGTGCTGGGCACCATCGTCACGACGCACTTCCCCGACAACCTCCACCACCGGCTCGTCGACGCCGGGATACCCGGCTCCGCCGCCGACACGATCGTGGCCGGCGCCTCACACGGAGGCGGCGGAGCGGAACTGCCCGCGTCCGTGGCCAGGACCGTCGCGCAGGCGGTGCCGGAGGCGTTCACCGACGCCGTGCACCGAGGATTGCTCGTCGGCGGTGTGGTGTTGCTGATCGCCGCCGTTCCCGCCGCGTTCTTCGTCCGCCACCGGGTGGCGGGTGCGCCCACCCTGTCCCCGGCGAGCAGCGACGGCCCGGTGAGCACCGCCCCAGACCGGACCGACGGATAG
- a CDS encoding peptidase inhibitor family I36 protein gives MRMRMTLAAVAAAACVALTGAANPSQAHTPTSEQSASAALRHAADQCGAGEICFWQNRNYSGTPWRWTPGSGYRDMPAYLHDHVYSFYSNANGCFIDWAPQEKRRVGVGDYAKVYDTNFGKRIDAVGPTC, from the coding sequence ATGCGTATGCGCATGACCCTGGCCGCTGTTGCGGCCGCCGCCTGCGTCGCCCTGACCGGCGCGGCAAATCCCTCTCAAGCCCATACCCCCACGTCGGAACAGAGCGCGAGCGCCGCTCTGCGACACGCGGCCGACCAGTGCGGGGCGGGAGAGATCTGTTTCTGGCAGAACAGAAACTATTCGGGTACGCCGTGGCGGTGGACGCCCGGCTCGGGATACCGCGACATGCCGGCCTATCTTCACGACCACGTCTATTCGTTCTACTCCAACGCCAACGGCTGCTTCATCGACTGGGCCCCTCAGGAGAAGCGGAGGGTCGGCGTCGGCGACTACGCCAAGGTCTACGACACCAACTTCGGCAAGCGGATCGACGCGGTGGGCCCCACCTGCTGA
- a CDS encoding serine hydrolase domain-containing protein produces the protein MTDVKGQCEPQFAAVRAAFAASLGKDDVGASVAVCLDGEPVVDIWGGYADADRSASWERDTLAGVNSTTKNMTALCALVLADRGQLDLSAPVAAYWPEFAAAGKETVLVRHVLSHTAGLPDLAGLTAIEDLYDWQSVTAGLAAQAPEWEPGTAAGYHALTFGFLIGEIVRRVTGRSLGEFFAEEVAEPLDADFHIGLTAENDHRVAPLIPPPSLNDTYASSTPHGPDGTRREVTGPAIRVKDVNSVAWRRAQIPAVSGFGNARSVALVQSVLANRGTAGGVRLLSPRGCEPARQEVFRGVDRVLRTPVCWTMGFGKFGNTFGWGGWGGSLVASDPDSRMTVAYVMNQMIDREQQGDDRGMEIVMAAYSGLR, from the coding sequence ATGACTGATGTTAAAGGGCAGTGCGAGCCGCAGTTCGCCGCCGTCCGTGCCGCCTTCGCGGCTTCGCTCGGCAAGGATGACGTGGGTGCCTCGGTCGCTGTCTGTCTCGACGGTGAGCCGGTGGTCGACATCTGGGGCGGGTACGCCGACGCGGACCGCTCCGCGAGTTGGGAGCGCGACACCCTCGCGGGCGTGAACTCCACGACCAAGAACATGACCGCCTTGTGCGCGCTCGTCCTGGCAGACCGGGGGCAACTCGACCTGTCCGCGCCGGTCGCCGCCTACTGGCCCGAATTCGCCGCGGCCGGCAAGGAGACCGTGCTGGTACGGCACGTGCTGTCGCATACCGCGGGGCTGCCGGACCTGGCGGGGCTGACAGCGATCGAGGACCTCTACGACTGGCAGAGCGTGACGGCGGGGCTGGCCGCGCAGGCTCCTGAATGGGAACCCGGCACGGCCGCCGGCTATCACGCGCTCACCTTCGGGTTCCTGATCGGTGAGATCGTCCGTCGCGTCACCGGCCGCAGCCTCGGCGAGTTCTTCGCCGAGGAGGTGGCCGAGCCGCTGGACGCGGACTTCCACATCGGGCTCACAGCCGAAAACGACCACCGCGTCGCGCCGCTCATCCCGCCGCCGTCACTGAACGACACGTACGCCTCCAGCACACCTCACGGACCGGACGGCACTCGCCGGGAGGTCACGGGTCCCGCGATCCGGGTCAAGGACGTCAACTCCGTGGCCTGGCGCCGTGCGCAGATCCCCGCGGTGAGCGGTTTCGGCAACGCCCGGTCCGTCGCCCTGGTCCAGTCCGTGCTGGCGAACCGGGGAACGGCCGGCGGCGTACGACTGCTGTCCCCGCGGGGCTGCGAGCCCGCGCGGCAGGAGGTGTTCCGCGGTGTGGACCGTGTGCTGCGCACGCCGGTGTGCTGGACCATGGGCTTCGGCAAGTTCGGCAACACCTTCGGCTGGGGCGGCTGGGGCGGCTCGTTGGTCGCGAGCGACCCCGACTCACGTATGACGGTGGCCTACGTCATGAACCAGATGATCGACCGGGAGCAGCAGGGGGACGACCGCGGCATGGAGATCGTCATGGCTGCCTACAGCGGACTGCGGTGA
- a CDS encoding AraC family transcriptional regulator, translating into MLERLNRALDHLEACLDREVDVAEAARIAAVSEYHFRRLFSVLAGMPLPVYVRRRRMTLAAAEVLAGELTLLDVAVRYGYGSGEAFARAFRSVHGIGPAEARRTGAVLTAQPRVSFRVVVEGSTAMRYRIVEKKAFRIVGRKARVPLVQEGLNEAATAHVESLDEQTIVRLKELTGGEPEGILSAAVYLTDGREDGAEADYWIGVVSSPGAAVEGLDGLDRLDVPAGTWAVFDNHGPYPSALQELWRDVFTQWFPSNPYTSRSGPELLRTQPVELGTETDSQLWIPVERSRPAPAATG; encoded by the coding sequence GTGCTGGAGCGGTTGAACCGGGCGCTGGATCACCTGGAGGCCTGCCTCGACCGGGAGGTCGACGTGGCCGAGGCGGCCCGGATCGCCGCAGTGTCGGAGTACCACTTCCGGCGGCTGTTCTCCGTCCTCGCCGGGATGCCGCTCCCGGTCTACGTGCGCCGCCGGCGGATGACGCTCGCCGCGGCCGAGGTACTCGCCGGGGAACTGACGCTGCTCGACGTCGCGGTGCGGTACGGGTACGGCTCGGGCGAGGCGTTCGCCCGGGCGTTCCGGTCGGTTCACGGCATCGGGCCGGCGGAGGCGCGACGCACGGGCGCGGTGCTCACGGCACAGCCGCGCGTGTCCTTCCGTGTCGTCGTCGAAGGAAGTACGGCCATGCGGTACCGGATCGTGGAGAAGAAGGCGTTTCGGATCGTCGGCAGGAAGGCCCGGGTCCCTCTCGTGCAAGAGGGGCTCAACGAGGCCGCCACGGCGCATGTGGAGAGCCTGGACGAGCAGACAATCGTACGGCTGAAGGAGCTGACCGGTGGCGAGCCTGAGGGGATCCTCTCGGCGGCGGTGTACCTGACCGACGGTCGGGAAGACGGCGCCGAGGCGGACTACTGGATCGGCGTGGTCAGCAGCCCCGGGGCGGCCGTCGAGGGTCTCGACGGTCTCGACCGACTCGACGTGCCGGCCGGGACCTGGGCGGTCTTCGACAACCACGGGCCTTATCCAAGCGCCCTCCAGGAGCTGTGGCGGGACGTGTTCACGCAATGGTTCCCCTCGAACCCCTATACGAGCCGGTCAGGTCCGGAGCTCCTGCGGACGCAGCCGGTAGAGCTCGGCACGGAGACCGACTCCCAGCTGTGGATCCCGGTCGAGCGGTCGCGACCGGCTCCGGCGGCAACAGGCTGA
- a CDS encoding helix-turn-helix domain-containing protein, producing the protein MEYVGRVPAPPLDRFIDDVYCLTGVPRHHSVNVPPMPSAHLYLHFGGPVRLRDSDCAVPPVVFTDGWFMGVWTRRFLVEYPATVRLVGVHFKPWGLSPFIGVPVSELRNRWVPVDAVWRRSADRIRNEVGESASAAEMLRVVEKELLSRLAETPPSGLELVRHTAGRLETAHGAIPVGALADTAGVSGNHLATLFKAHVGVTPKRVARIYRFARLILSVDARNPVDWAELAQAAGYFDQAHFSKEFKDFTGHTPTAYLALRRRFPAERGFPPDNGPMPAD; encoded by the coding sequence ATGGAATACGTCGGCCGAGTACCCGCGCCGCCGCTCGACCGCTTCATCGACGACGTCTACTGTCTGACCGGAGTGCCGCGCCATCACTCGGTGAACGTACCGCCGATGCCGTCGGCGCATCTGTACCTGCACTTCGGCGGTCCCGTACGGCTGCGGGACTCCGACTGTGCGGTGCCGCCCGTCGTGTTCACCGACGGCTGGTTCATGGGTGTGTGGACCAGGCGCTTCCTCGTCGAGTACCCCGCGACGGTGCGGCTGGTCGGAGTGCACTTCAAGCCGTGGGGGTTGTCACCGTTCATCGGTGTGCCGGTGAGCGAGCTGCGGAACCGATGGGTGCCCGTCGACGCTGTCTGGCGGCGGTCGGCGGACCGGATACGCAACGAGGTCGGCGAAAGCGCGTCGGCTGCCGAGATGTTGCGGGTCGTGGAGAAGGAGTTGCTGTCGCGGCTCGCCGAGACGCCGCCGTCCGGTCTGGAGCTCGTCCGGCACACCGCCGGGCGGCTGGAGACCGCGCACGGCGCGATTCCGGTCGGCGCGCTGGCCGACACGGCGGGGGTGAGCGGCAATCACCTGGCCACACTGTTCAAGGCGCATGTCGGCGTCACGCCGAAGCGGGTGGCGCGGATCTACCGCTTCGCGCGGCTGATCCTGTCCGTGGACGCCCGGAACCCCGTCGACTGGGCCGAACTCGCCCAGGCGGCCGGCTACTTCGACCAGGCCCACTTCAGCAAGGAGTTCAAGGACTTCACCGGCCACACACCCACGGCCTACCTGGCGCTGCGGCGCCGGTTCCCCGCCGAGCGGGGCTTCCCGCCGGACAACGGCCCGATGCCCGCAGATTGA